The Saccopteryx leptura isolate mSacLep1 chromosome 2, mSacLep1_pri_phased_curated, whole genome shotgun sequence genome has a window encoding:
- the GFAP gene encoding glial fibrillary acidic protein, with protein MERRRVTSAAHRSYVSSEMVVARGLTPSRRLGPGTRLSLARMPPPLPARVDFSLAGALNAGFKETRASERAEMMELNDRFASYIEKVRFLEQQNKALAAELNQLRAKEPTKLADVYQAELRELRLRLDQLTANSARLEVERDNLAQDLGTMRQKLQDETNLRLEAENNLAAYRQEADEATLARLDLERKIESLEEEIRFLKKIHEEEVRELQEQLARQQVHVELDVAKPDLTAALKEIRTQYEAVASSNLHEAEEWYRSKFTDLTDAAARNAELLRQAKHEANDYRRQLQALTCDLESLRSTNESLERQMREQEERHAREAASYQEALARLEEEGQALKDEMARHLQEYQDLLNIKLALDIEIATYRKLLEGEENRITIPVQTFSNLQIRETSLDTKSLSEGHLKRNIVVKTVEMRDGEVIKESKQEHKDVM; from the exons ATGGAGAGGAGACGGGTCACCTCAGCTGCCCACCGCTCCTATGTCTCCTCGGAGATGGTGGTGGCAAGGGGCCTGACTCCCAGTCGCCGCCTAGGTCCTGGCACCCGCCTCTCCCTGGCTCGAATGCCACCCCCACTCCCGGCCCGCGTTGACTTCTCCCTAGCAGGGGCACTCAACGCTGGCTTCAAGGAGACACGGGCCAGTGAGCGGGCAGAGATGATGGAGCTCAATGACCGCTTTGCCAGCTACATCGAGAAGGTGCGCTTCCTGGAACAGCAGAACAAGGCGCTGGCTGCGGAGCTGAACCAGCTGCGGGCCAAGGAGCCTACCAAGCTGGCTGATGTCTACCAGGCTGAGCTGCGTGAGCTGCGGCTGCGGCTTGATCAACTCACTGCCAACAGCGCCCGGCTCGAGGTCGAGAGGGACAATCTGGCACAGGACTTGGGCACCATGAGGCAGAA GCTCCAGGATGAAACCAACCTGAGGCTGGAGGCCGAGAACAACCTGGCTGCCTATCGACAG GAGGCAGATGAAGCCACCCTGGCCCGTCTGGATCTGGAGAGAAAGATTGAGTCTCTGGAGGAGGAAATCCGGTTCTTGAAGAAGATCCATGAGGAG GAGGTGCGGGAGCTCCAGGAGCAGCTGGCCCGGCAGCAGGTTCATGTGGAGTTGGATGTGGCCAAGCCGGACCTCACAGCGGCCCTGAAAGAGATCCGCACCCAGTATGAGGCAGTGGCATCCAGCAACCTGCATGAGGCAGAGGAGTGGTACCGGTCCAAG TTCACGGACCTGACAGATGCCGCTGCCCGCAACGCAGAGCTGCTCCGCCAGGCCAAGCACGAGGCCAACGACTACCGGCGCCAGCTGCAGGCTTTGACCTGCGACCTGGAGTCCTTGCGCAGCACG AACGAGTCCCTGGAGAGGCAGATGCGGGAGCAGGAGGAGCGCCACGCGCGGGAGGCAGCGAGTTACCAGGAAGCCCTGGCCCGGCTGGAGGAAGAGGGGCAGGCCCTCAAGGACGAGATGGCCCGCCACCTGCAGGAGTACCAAGACCTGCTCAACATCAAGCTGGCCCTGGACATCGAGATCGCCACCTATAGGAAGCTGCTGGAGGGCGAGGAGAACCG CATCACCATTCCTGTGCAGACCTTCTCCAACCTGCAGATCCGAG AAACTAGCCTGGACACCAAGTCCCTGTCAGAAGGCCACCTCAAGAGGAACATCGTAGTGAAGACTGTGGAGATGCGGGATGGAGAG GTCATTAAGGAGTCCAAGCAGGAGCATAAGGATGTGATGTGA
- the FAM187A gene encoding Ig-like V-type domain-containing protein FAM187A, giving the protein MNLAHTTMLLWGCLQAFEIVEKENIFQRTPCPAFLMFDNAAYLADMSFELPCHCKPEEVSAVVWYYQKHLGSSHTKVLTDFDGRVLTEAAHVRVGSDLLVRFSIRMFSLLVFRAQPEDSGLYFCGTRKGDYFYAYDVDIQSTEGMVASFKDLGQVPFADEYHGSLHVFTTFWEWTPCDRCGVRGEQWRIGLCYLQSPDLSPRYHKTLPDVVSCGSQAVPKKLRAKVRDHTPELLVQSCMVPCKNTTIWRGVMAIFNYVSKVGRRPWVPQVPIQFHQQRLGHGLIISCPGARPEHAVAWDKNHQYLYRTQYLKGVNRSMRVFVDYGNHLHIRFTQLQDRGIYYCWRQGERVAGFRLGVTSRGRYKVSFSDPELRSAMELTLIGYLLITAVFVIIHLCRCCCYLFRCYPNISP; this is encoded by the coding sequence ATGAACCTGGCCCATACCACCATGCTCCTGTGGGGGTGTCTCCAGGCCTTTGAAATTGTGGAGAAGGAGAACATTTTTCAGAGGACCCCCTGCCCTGCTTTCCTGATGTTCGACAATGCAGCCTACCTGGCCGACATGAGCTTCGAGCTGCCTTGCCACTGTAAGCCTGAGGAGGTGTCTGCTGTGGTCTGGTACTATCAAAAGCACCTTGGGAGCAGCCATACCAAAGTGCTAACGGACTTTGATGGGCGGGTGCTGACAGAGGCAGCCCACGTGCGTGTGGGCAGTGACCTGCTGGTCCGCTTCAGCATTCGCATGTTTAGCCTGTTGGTTTTCCGAGCCCAGCCTGAAGACTCAGGCTTGTATTTCTGTGGCACCAGGAAGGGGGACTACTTCTATGCTTACGATGTGGACATCCAGAGCACTGAGGGAATGGTGGCCAGCTTCAAGGACCTGGGTCAGGTGCCCTTTGCCGATGAGTACCATGGGAGCCTCCATGTCTTCACCACTTTCTGGGAGTGGACCCCATGTGACCGCTGTGGGGTGCGTGGGGAGCAATGGCGCATTGGGCTCTGCTATCTGCAGAGCCCAGACCTCTCCCCACGCTACCACAAGACGCTGCCAGATGTGGTGTCCTGTGGTTCACAGGCTGTGCCAAAAAAGCTTCGGGCCAAGGTCAGGGACCACACACCGGAGCTGCTGGTTCAGAGCTGCATGGTGCCCTGCAAGAATACGACCATCTGGCGGGGTGTGATGGCCATTTTCAACTATGTGTCCAAAGTGGGCAGGCGGCCCTGGGTGCCCCAGGTCCCTATTCAGTTCCACCAGCAGAGGCTGGGTCATGGACTCATCATCTCCTGTCCTGGGGCTCGGCCAGAGCATGCTGTGGCCTGGGACAAGAACCACCAGTACCTGTATCGCACACAGTACTTGAAGGGTGTCAACAGATCCATGAGGGTGTTCGTTGACTATGGCAACCATCTCCATATCCGCTTCACCCAGCTGCAAGACAGGGGCATCTACTATTGCTGGCGGCAAGGGGAGCGTGTCGCTGGCTTCCGACTGGGTGTGACATCTCGAGGGCGCTACAAGGTCTCATTCTCAGACCCTGAGCTCCGCTCCGCCATGGAGCTCACCCTGATAGGGTACCTGCTCATCACAGCCGTCTTTGTCATCATTCACCTTTGTCGTTGCTGCTGTTACTTATTTCGCTGTTATCCCAACATCTCTCCCTAG